One stretch of Lucilia cuprina isolate Lc7/37 chromosome 6, ASM2204524v1, whole genome shotgun sequence DNA includes these proteins:
- the LOC111675411 gene encoding protein late bloomer → MSCGSSTLKFTLFILNILCFIVGVLTLSACTYALIEFDGSEAIKIPCILGIVLSSILFLNSILGCCGITRKSIRITWIYAIVMLILLLGQIAVIFLEPVNFNNIANEIINNVWNSDIANDYTMTMYEMKYECCGKFGPDDYVKEGHSIPLSCFQNNNNTLATNLFTEGCVTKLTEMYSLNQRIEEISDWTLVGLEGASAFVAVILAISLKHIQRRKLYH, encoded by the exons atgagttgTGGATCTTCAACATTAAAgtttacattatttatattaaatattctgTGCTTT aTAGTTGGTGTCCTAACACTCTCAGCGTGTACCTATGCTCTAATTGAATTCGATGGAAGTGAAGCTATTAAAATACCCTGTATATTGGGAATAGTTTTGAGTtcgatattatttttaaatagtattttggGATGTTGTGGCATTACACGCAAATCGATACGTATTACTTGGATA TATGCCATTGTAATGCTGATTTTACTGTTGGGTCAAATTGCTGTGATATTTTTGGAACCAGTTAACTTTAACAACATTGCCaatgaaataattaataatgtCTGGAATTCTGATATAGCGAACGATTATACAATGACAATGTATGAAATGAAG TATGAATGCTGTGGTAAATTTGGACCAGATGATTATGTAAAAGAGGGACACTCAATACCATTGAGTTGTTttcagaacaacaacaacacacttGCAACGAACCTATTTACCGAGGGTTGTGTTACAAAGTTGACAGAAATGTATTCCCTAAATCAAAGAATTGAAGAAATTTCTGACTGGACATTAGTTGGTCTAGAG GGAGCTTCAGCATTCGTGGCTGTTATATTGGCGATAAGTTTGAAACATATTCAAAGGCGAAAATTATATCATTAA